The following are encoded together in the Bacillus sp. NP157 genome:
- a CDS encoding nucleotidyltransferase family protein, which produces MRHALILAAGRGERMRPLTDATPKPLLEVHGKPLIVHHIEKLAAADVRYIAINTSHLADQFADVLGDGSRWGVRLRYSYEGPTPLETGGGMLKALPLLGSDPFIVVSADIWSDIDYAALPREPAGVAHLVMVPNPDFHPAGDFALADGLLHDAEAPAGAQRLTFGNVGVYRPEMVAGETPGVFKLAPMYRRAIAAGRLSGERFDGFWRNVGSPAQLDELRGIVG; this is translated from the coding sequence ATGAGGCACGCGCTGATCCTGGCCGCCGGCCGTGGCGAACGGATGCGGCCACTGACCGACGCCACGCCCAAGCCATTGCTCGAAGTGCACGGCAAACCGCTGATCGTGCATCACATCGAAAAGCTGGCCGCGGCCGACGTGCGTTACATCGCGATCAACACCTCGCACCTGGCCGACCAGTTCGCCGACGTGCTCGGCGACGGATCGCGCTGGGGCGTGCGCCTGCGTTATTCGTACGAAGGCCCGACCCCACTGGAAACCGGTGGCGGCATGCTGAAGGCGCTGCCCCTGCTCGGCAGCGACCCGTTCATCGTGGTCAGCGCGGACATCTGGAGCGATATCGACTACGCGGCGCTACCGCGGGAACCGGCGGGCGTGGCGCACCTGGTGATGGTGCCCAATCCGGATTTCCACCCGGCCGGCGATTTCGCGCTGGCCGATGGGCTGCTGCACGACGCGGAGGCGCCCGCAGGCGCGCAACGGCTGACGTTCGGCAACGTGGGGGTGTACCGGCCGGAAATGGTCGCGGGCGAGACGCCGGGGGTGTTCAAGCTCGCACCGATGTACCGGCGGGCGATCGCCGCGGGGCGGCTGTCGGGGGAGCGTTTCGACGGATTCTGGCGGAACGTCGGCAGCCCGGCGCAGTTGGATGAGTTGCGCGGGATCGTTGGGTAG